One segment of Capsicum annuum cultivar UCD-10X-F1 unplaced genomic scaffold, UCD10Xv1.1 ctg66658, whole genome shotgun sequence DNA contains the following:
- the LOC124893870 gene encoding secreted RxLR effector protein 161-like, protein MEKYSSSLVSIQKGDKFSLNQFSKNDLERKQIKDIPYASIVGSLMYAQTCTRPDISFAVDSDYAGCVDTRNFTFGYLFLLTRGAISWRSVKQSVIAASTMEAEYVACFEATVQANWLRNFISGLGLVDNRARTLKIYCDNTAA, encoded by the exons ATGGAAAAATATTCATCTAGTCTCGTTTCAATTCAGAAAGGAGATAAGTTTAGTCTCAATCAATTTTCAAAGAATGACTTGGAACGAAAACAAAtaaaagatattccttatgcatcaatagttgggagtcttatgtatgcccaAACATGTACAAGGCCAGACATCAGTTTTGCTGTTG ATTCAGATTATGCTGGTTGTGTGGATACAAGAAATTTcacatttggatatttgtttctgTTAACTAGAGGAGCAATATCATGGAGGAGTGTGAAGCAGTCTGTTATAGCTGCATCCACTATGGAAGCTGagtatgtggcatgctttgaGGCCACAGTCCAGGCTAATTGGCTGCGAAACTTTATTTCAGGACTTGGACTAGTCGATAATAGAGCCAGGACActgaaaatttattgtgataatactgCCGCA